Part of the Legionella cardiaca genome, TCTGGTCCTGGTGAATTATTGCTTAATGGCAATGCCGAATTAGCTATTGTATCAAGAATTCCTGAAGGCTACCTTGGAGAGAAATTACTCGATATTCAATCTCTTCCCTATGCGCATATTGATAGTCCTCTGCACGCCAAGGAACTTAGCTTAGAGGATCTCCATGATGAACGTTATATTATTGCGCAAGACTCAGGAACTAAAAACAAACGGAACGAAGGTTGGTTAGGTTCAGAATTTCATTGGAAAGTAAGCTCTATGGAAATGAAGATTCAATGTGTTGCACAAGGTATTGGTTTTTCCTGGTTACCAACGCAATTAATAGCAAACCGCAACTTGCCCATTAAACCCCTCAAGCTAAAGCAAAACAACATTCGTACCTACCCACTTTACCTGGTGCATCACAATCCAGAAACAATCGGTCCCTCTGCAAATCAATTAATGGCTCTTTTTCAACAGTATGCTTTACAAGAAAATACTAGGGCTTTATGAGCAAAAGCCCTAAAAAAAATTTTCATCAGGCATCTCTACTTAAATTTGCGGCTTCTATACTTAAAAAGAAGGCAGCCCCATGCCACGAAAGATACGTGGGGCTATTGCTGCTAAGAAAAATCTGTTCTTTAAAAAATAAGAGCTTATGATCGCTCTTGTCGCGGCCACTCATACCGGTATAATCTTTCGCAACCAACGCGCGAAATGAGGGAATAAAATGCTCGCAAAAACACCACTAAATGCTACTCATGTAGCACTAGGCGCCAAAATGGTCGATTTTCATGGCTGGGAGATGCCACTACATTATGGCTCACAACTGGATGAACACAATCAAGTACGTCAGCATGCGGGAATGTTTGACGTTTCACACATGACGATTGTTGATATCCTGGGAGCAGGAGGACGACAATTTTTACGCAAACTGCTAACCAATGATGTTGATCAATTGGAGCATACAGGGCGTGCGCTTTATAGCTGCATGTGCAATGCGCACGGTGGCATCATTGATGATTTAATCGTTTACCAACGTGCTCCAGATAACTATCGCATGGTAGTCAACTCTGCAACTCGGCAACGTGATTTGGCATGGATTCGCGCTAAAAGCGAAGGCTTTTCTGTTGGCCTGCAGGAAAGGAATGATTTAGCCATGATAGCAGTCCAGGGACCGGAAGCCATTAGCAAAACAATGGCAACTCTGACACCTGCCCAAATTGATGCGGTATCGACTTTAACTAATTTTGAATGCGTTGATGTGGAGCACCGTTTTTTTGCTCGTACAGGTTATACTGGTGAAGATGGTTTCGAAATTATTTTACCTAAAGAAGAAATTGTTCAATTCTGGTCTTCTTTGTTAGAAATCGGCATCAAGCCTTGCGGCCTGGGGGCAAGAGATACTTTACGTCTTGAGGCAGGCATGCTTCTCTATGGTCAAGATATGGATGAGTCAACCACCCCTCTGGAATCAGGATTGGAATGGGCTGTAAAATGGCAACCAGAAGATAGAGATTTCATTGGGATGGGTGCATTGCTTTCGCAAAAGCAACAAGGCATTAAACGCAAATTAGTAGGCTTGATTTTACAAGACAAAGGCGTTATGCGCACAGGACAACGAGTCGTTGTTGAAGGTAGTCCAGATGGCATTATTACCAGTGGCACTTACTCTCCAACGCGTGGTGAATCCATTGCTTTAGCAAGAGTGCCGTCAGCAACCGGAGAAAATGTATTTGTTGATATTCGTGGCAAATTGATTCCAGCTAAAGTTAGCAAACCACGTTTTGTTAAACGAGGAAAAATCTTATAACAACAAATTGAATTGGCAGCTCATTGAATTAAAAAAATAATAAGAGAGAAAAAAATGACTGATTTGAAATTTACCAAAACTCATGAATGGCTCCGCGCAGATAACGATGATTTTACAGTGGGTATTACAGAGCATGCGCAAGAATTGTTAGGTGACATGGTGTTTGTTGAACTACCTGAAGAAGGTGATGAATTTAATGCTGGTGATGAAATTGGCGTCGTTGAATCAGTGAAGGCAGCTTCTGATTTTTATGCTCCGATTAGTGGTGTTATTGTCGCCGTTAACCAAGAGGTAAGTGACAATCCAGCCTTGGTTAACAAAGATCCTTACGGCGCTGGTTGGCTAGTAAAAATGAGAGCGCTTAATAAAACCGAGGTCGATAGTTTGTTAAATGCTGAACAATATCAAAACGAAATTAACGAGGGTCATTAACAATGCCTTATATTCCACATACTCAGGAAGATGTCGAGGCGATGTTGGCAAGCATCGGCATTAAAAAGACGCAAGAGTTATTTGATGAAATACCCGCAGCCCTACTTTACGGTGAGTTGAAAAATATTCCCGAGGGTCTTTCCGAAATGGCCATGCTAAAAGAAGCACAACATTTAGCGAATAAGAACCATAATGGCCTATGTTTTATGGGAGCAGGCAGCTATGAACATCATATTCCTGCAGCTGTGTGGGATATTACATCACGCGGCGAATTTTTAACTGCTTATACACCTTATCAGGCGGAAGCTAGCCAAGGCACACTGCAATTGCTTTATGAATTCCAAACCATGATTGCAGAATTAACCGGGATGGATGTTGCCAATGCATCTATGTATGATGGCGCATCGGCACTTGCGGAAGCTATTTTAATGGCGGTTCGCCTCAACAAGCGTAGTAAAAGCAATCGCATTTTAGTTGCCGGGACGATTCATCCTCTTTACCGCGAAACCTTGGAAACCATTGTTCGCACTCAGCATATTGAAATCATCACCCTGCCTTTTGATGAGAAGCAAGGCATTACTGCTCTTTCAGTATTAGATAAATATCGCGGCGAAGATATCACTGCTCTGGTAATAGCTCAGCCCAATTTTTTTGGTTGCCTTGAATTAGTTGATGAGCTTGCCGATTGGGCCCATGCTAACGGTAGCATCAGCATTGCACAGGTAAATCCTGTTTCGCTAGGTCTTTTGCAACCTCCTGGACAATGGGGACAGCATGGCGTTGATATCGTTTGTGGCGAAGGACAGCCCTTAGGCTCTCCCATGGCTTCAGGCGGCCCCTATTTTGGTTTTTTCAGCACGCGTATAGAGCATGTTCGACAAATGCCTGGTCGTTTAATTGGACGCACCGTTGATAAAGATGGGAAAACAGGATTCACTTTAACGTTACAAGCCCGCGAACAGCATATTCGCCGTGGGAAAGCAACTTCAAATATCTGTACCAATCAGGGTTTGCTTGTAACAGCAGCCACGATTCATATGAGTTTGCTTGGTGCTGACGGTTTACAACAGGTCGCATCTCAATGTCACATTAACACGCAAAATCTGGTGACTGAATTAACAAAAATCGATGGCGTAGATACCGTATTTTCAGCACCTTATTTTCATGAAGCACTACTTAAGTTAAATCGCCCTGTTGATGAGGTTTTGACTCAATTACGTGCGGCAGGTATTAACGGTGGTTATGCTATCGAATCACATTATCCACAATTGGCAAACACGTTTCTTGTGTGCGCAACAGAAATGCGCACCCTTGAAGAAATTAACCATTACGCCAATTCACTCAAATCTATTATGACTAAGCGAGGAGATTGATGTTTATTGTGCAGTTAACGTTTAAAACGCCACTTAGCGAAGTGGATAAATATTTACAAGCACATCGTGAATATCTTGATTATTACTACAAACAAGGGTTACTGCTTGCCTCAGGTCCAATGAAACCAAGAACCGGCGGTATTATTATTGCGGCGACCAGTGATAGGGAACATTTGGAATCAGTCCTCAAGCAAGATCCCTATTATCTTGCTGAAATTGCTGATTACCAGATCATTGAGTTTACCCCCGTAAAGCATTGCAGTGAACTTAAGGATCTAATTCAGAAAACGGAAGGCAAATTATGTTAATTTTTAACCGTTCAAAGCGAACACGAAAAGCCACAGCGCAAATGCCTGGAAAAGTGATGGAGCAATTGGCTATCCCCGCCCATTTTTTACGTAAAACACCACCACGATTGCCAGCCTGTTCCGAATTACAAGTGGTTCGCCATTTTACTGGATTATCACAACTTAATTTTGCTATCGATACCAACTTTTACCCTCTGGGTTCATGTACTATGAAATATAACCCCAGAGGTGTCCATAATGCCGCGTCAAAAGTTGGATTTATAAATCGCCATCCACTGGCACCAGAAAAGGCAAGTCAAGGCTATCTACAAATTCTGCATGAGTTGCAAACTTATCTAGCTGAGATTACGGGCATGCCCGGTGTTTCGCTGACGCCCATGGCTGGCTCTCAAGGTGAATTTGCAGGGGTTGCTATGATTAAGGCTTATCATCAATCCAGAGGCGATACACTCCGTGATGAAATCCTAATCCCGGATGCAGCACACGGGACTAACCCTGCTTCTGCGGTGATGTGTGGTTTTAAAGTCATTGAACTCACAACAGCAAGCGATGGTGATATCGATTTAGAAGAACTACGCAGCAAAGTAGGTCCTAAAACAGCAGGCATTATGCTAACTAACCCCTCAACACTCGGGTTATTCATGCGTCAAATTAAAGAGGTTGCTGAAATTGTTCATCAGGCAGGCGGACTCCTTTATTATGACGGCGCCAATTTAAATGCCATTTTAGGTAAAGTTCGACCTGGCGACATGGGTTTTGATGTCATGCATTTAAACTTACACAAAACCTTTGCGACTCCACACGGCGGCGGCGGCCCAGGAGCAGGTCCAGTTGCTGTGGGCAAACGCCTATTACCTTATTTGCCCTTGCCTGTAGTTGTTAAAGAAGAGAATAATTATCGTTGGGCCACACGCACAGACTACCCACAAAGTATTGGACGATTATCCTGTTTTATGGGTAATGCGGGTATTTTACTGCGCGCTTATTTTTATATACGTGTGTTAGGTAAGGAAGGTTTACTTCGCGTTTCCGAATTTGCAACGTTGAATGCCAATTATTTACTTGCAGAGCTAAAAAATGCTGGCTTCAAACCTGCCTATCCAGAAAGACGAGCTACGCATGAGTTTATTCTTACACTAAGCCAGGAGAAAAAACTCTACGGTATTACCGCCATGGATTTAGCCAAACGCTTATTAGATTATGGATTTCATGCACCGACGACTTATTTCCCGTTATTAGTTCCAGAATGTTTACTTATTGAACCGACTGAAACAGAGGCTAAAGAGGAACTAGATGGTTTTATTAGTGCCATGCAAGCCATTCGCCATGAAGCAGAAACAAATCCTAATCTGTTGAAAGAGGCACCTTACAGTTTACCCGTGAAACGCTTAGATGATGTCAAAGCTGCAAGAGAGTTGGATTTAAATTATTTTAGTCACCACGAATAACTCTTCCCGTCAGGAATAAGAGAGCGATGCTGTTCTTTTATTCCTGTCATAGCTTTCTTTTCAAAGCCTAACGATGATTCTCACCCAAAATAAAAAATCAGGTTTAAAAATAATGGGCTAATTGCATTATTCAATAGTCTTTAATTATTCATCATTCCCTATCAATAATAAGGCGATAACTAATTGTTTTTAAAAAAAATAGAAAATACTTTGCGTCAATGTAAAAATAAGTTATAACAGAACTAACCTGTATCAAGGATTGACGGGTTAGAGGGGTCAGCATGAAAGCTGATAGTGGATTTTTTTTCATGGAGTGAAAAGTGAATAGTAAAGTATTTTCACAACGATTTAATCGTGAGTTATCTTTGTTAGGTTTTCCAGAAGAATTAGCAGAGAAAACTAAAGCCGTTTCCAAGGTCTTTGGTGTTACGCGACATTTAGCCAATGCTATGATTTTTGGTCATTTGCTGCCATCGCCAGAGCAGTTGGATAAAATAGCAGAGGTATTAGAAGTTTGTCCTCAGTGGTTGGGTGGGGCAACTGATAGAAAAAAAGCTTATCCAGGACGAGAAACTATAGAAAGCGTGTAGTCTTTTGTAGTAATTAAGCTATAATACTCATGATAGAATACTCGTGATATTTGAAATATCACGAGTGGCAATAAAAATTATCAAAGGTCATGAATCATGGAATGCTTAAGTTATTGCATTGCCAGCTCAATAGATTTAACACGTCTAGATACACATTTTAAAAATACTTTAATTGGCTACAGCTCTGTTCGCTCACGTGACGTATTAAAGCTAAGTCATTGTGACGCAAGTAATACTTTAGTTTTCGTTTTTAAAAACGGAACTGTCGTATCCTGGGGAGTGAAGCGACATCAAATTGGTACCTATCTCGATATCATTCGACCTTTTGGTGATAAGCTTGTCACCTTTTTGGTTCGCGATGAGTTTAGTTATCAACTTGGAGACAAAACGGCTATTGAACCTCATGATTTTTTTGATGTCGATTGTCTAACCATTGACGCGGATAGCGATGAATTAAAGCTAAGTTTGTCTTATGGTTTTTCGCAGTCAGCAAAACTACAGTATTTTGAAACAATCATTGAGGCGCTGATTGAAAAATATAATCCAATGATTCAAAGTCTCTCCAGCAAAGGAGAAATGCCTGTTACTCGTAATCAAATCCGGCAAGTCATTGGCGAAATTTTAGGTGCAAAAAGTGAAATGAACTTAATCAGTAACTTTTTGTATCATCCCAAATATTTTTGGCAGCACCCAACACTTGAAGAATATTATACGATGATGGAACGTTATTTACATATTCAACGTCGAGTTAACGCCATTAATCATCGTTTAGACACGCTTAATGAAATCTTTGATATGTTTAATAGTTATCTGGAAACCCGACACTCACATAGCCTGGAAATTATTATTATTGTATTAATCGCCATAGAAATTATTATGGCTTTACTCAATATTCATTTTTAGTAAACTTTGTTTAGCTAGGTAGGTATCCCCTAGCTTCCAAAGCTTCGCTACCCGCTAAATAAACTATTAGCCTCAAAAAAACACCGTCATTCTGAGCGTAGCGAGGAATATCCTGCGTTTACCAATGATCTTTGTTAATGTCTTGATTAAATCCCATGGAGTTTGGCATTGTGCCAGTTGTAGAAGATTCCTCGCTACGCTCAGAATGACGATGTTTTTCGAATAAGTTATTTCTCAGAATAGCAGTTTATTTTTTCTCAATGAATACTGTATTTTTTAATGGAATATCCCCTTACCAAAACGCTTCTATTTGCAAGTGGCCTTTAACTTTTGTAGTATCAACTTTTACCCGTGAACAACGCCTATGAACCGCTTACATGCCCGTTTTTTAAGTCAATCTTCTTTAAAAACGGAGATTTTGGCCGGTATAACTACTTTTTTAACAATGGCTTATATTGCCTTTGTTAATCCTAGTATCTTACATGATGCAGGAATGGAACCTGGTGCAGTATTTACTGCCACCTGCCTAGTAACTGCTTTTGCTTGCGCATTTACAGGCGTTTTCGCGAATACCCCCATTGGTGTAGCGCCTGGGATGGCACTAAATATTTATTTTACCTATGGTGTAGTGCAAGGGATGGGCATTGATTGGCAACATGCCTTGGCAATGGTTTTTATTTCGGGCATTCTTTTTTTATTACTCAGTGTTACGCGTTTAAGACGATTACTAATTGAGTCCATGCCACACAACTTGCAAATCGGTATTC contains:
- the gcvPB gene encoding aminomethyl-transferring glycine dehydrogenase subunit GcvPB; protein product: MLIFNRSKRTRKATAQMPGKVMEQLAIPAHFLRKTPPRLPACSELQVVRHFTGLSQLNFAIDTNFYPLGSCTMKYNPRGVHNAASKVGFINRHPLAPEKASQGYLQILHELQTYLAEITGMPGVSLTPMAGSQGEFAGVAMIKAYHQSRGDTLRDEILIPDAAHGTNPASAVMCGFKVIELTTASDGDIDLEELRSKVGPKTAGIMLTNPSTLGLFMRQIKEVAEIVHQAGGLLYYDGANLNAILGKVRPGDMGFDVMHLNLHKTFATPHGGGGPGAGPVAVGKRLLPYLPLPVVVKEENNYRWATRTDYPQSIGRLSCFMGNAGILLRAYFYIRVLGKEGLLRVSEFATLNANYLLAELKNAGFKPAYPERRATHEFILTLSQEKKLYGITAMDLAKRLLDYGFHAPTTYFPLLVPECLLIEPTETEAKEELDGFISAMQAIRHEAETNPNLLKEAPYSLPVKRLDDVKAARELDLNYFSHHE
- a CDS encoding RMD1 family protein gives rise to the protein MECLSYCIASSIDLTRLDTHFKNTLIGYSSVRSRDVLKLSHCDASNTLVFVFKNGTVVSWGVKRHQIGTYLDIIRPFGDKLVTFLVRDEFSYQLGDKTAIEPHDFFDVDCLTIDADSDELKLSLSYGFSQSAKLQYFETIIEALIEKYNPMIQSLSSKGEMPVTRNQIRQVIGEILGAKSEMNLISNFLYHPKYFWQHPTLEEYYTMMERYLHIQRRVNAINHRLDTLNEIFDMFNSYLETRHSHSLEIIIIVLIAIEIIMALLNIHF
- a CDS encoding YciI family protein → MFIVQLTFKTPLSEVDKYLQAHREYLDYYYKQGLLLASGPMKPRTGGIIIAATSDREHLESVLKQDPYYLAEIADYQIIEFTPVKHCSELKDLIQKTEGKLC
- the gcvH gene encoding glycine cleavage system protein GcvH gives rise to the protein MTDLKFTKTHEWLRADNDDFTVGITEHAQELLGDMVFVELPEEGDEFNAGDEIGVVESVKAASDFYAPISGVIVAVNQEVSDNPALVNKDPYGAGWLVKMRALNKTEVDSLLNAEQYQNEINEGH
- the gcvPA gene encoding aminomethyl-transferring glycine dehydrogenase subunit GcvPA; this encodes MPYIPHTQEDVEAMLASIGIKKTQELFDEIPAALLYGELKNIPEGLSEMAMLKEAQHLANKNHNGLCFMGAGSYEHHIPAAVWDITSRGEFLTAYTPYQAEASQGTLQLLYEFQTMIAELTGMDVANASMYDGASALAEAILMAVRLNKRSKSNRILVAGTIHPLYRETLETIVRTQHIEIITLPFDEKQGITALSVLDKYRGEDITALVIAQPNFFGCLELVDELADWAHANGSISIAQVNPVSLGLLQPPGQWGQHGVDIVCGEGQPLGSPMASGGPYFGFFSTRIEHVRQMPGRLIGRTVDKDGKTGFTLTLQAREQHIRRGKATSNICTNQGLLVTAATIHMSLLGADGLQQVASQCHINTQNLVTELTKIDGVDTVFSAPYFHEALLKLNRPVDEVLTQLRAAGINGGYAIESHYPQLANTFLVCATEMRTLEEINHYANSLKSIMTKRGD
- a CDS encoding LysR family transcriptional regulator; this translates as MTKVTIEQWRVLQTVVDEGSFAKAALKLHKSQSSISYTIRKLQDMLGLTLFSIAGRKAVLTEHGQRILNLSRQITRIAKSVENAAHNLSLNYEQYLRLAIDEIFPPGILLKVLQQFGCNNQHTRLIINHGLLSGPGELLLNGNAELAIVSRIPEGYLGEKLLDIQSLPYAHIDSPLHAKELSLEDLHDERYIIAQDSGTKNKRNEGWLGSEFHWKVSSMEMKIQCVAQGIGFSWLPTQLIANRNLPIKPLKLKQNNIRTYPLYLVHHNPETIGPSANQLMALFQQYALQENTRAL
- the gcvT gene encoding glycine cleavage system aminomethyltransferase GcvT, which translates into the protein MLAKTPLNATHVALGAKMVDFHGWEMPLHYGSQLDEHNQVRQHAGMFDVSHMTIVDILGAGGRQFLRKLLTNDVDQLEHTGRALYSCMCNAHGGIIDDLIVYQRAPDNYRMVVNSATRQRDLAWIRAKSEGFSVGLQERNDLAMIAVQGPEAISKTMATLTPAQIDAVSTLTNFECVDVEHRFFARTGYTGEDGFEIILPKEEIVQFWSSLLEIGIKPCGLGARDTLRLEAGMLLYGQDMDESTTPLESGLEWAVKWQPEDRDFIGMGALLSQKQQGIKRKLVGLILQDKGVMRTGQRVVVEGSPDGIITSGTYSPTRGESIALARVPSATGENVFVDIRGKLIPAKVSKPRFVKRGKIL